The following proteins are encoded in a genomic region of Desulfosporosinus youngiae DSM 17734:
- a CDS encoding GDSL-type esterase/lipase family protein, which yields MKRTTKLVAIGDSITEGFPYTKKESWVTYISQEFPFQVINKGINGDLTQNIRDRFRRDVVSFNPSHAIILGGTNDAYANYPLQSVSHNFEVMVKICRDEGITPILGLPIPLLEPEEEMYLSQYRNWLIDYGKLKNLLTIDFYTPFLESIEAGEEARFFADEAHPSLEGYKLMAQTALHDLRIFLKIPFEQD from the coding sequence ATGAAAAGGACGACTAAACTAGTGGCCATCGGGGATTCTATCACGGAGGGATTTCCCTATACAAAAAAGGAGTCCTGGGTGACCTATATCTCTCAGGAATTTCCCTTTCAGGTCATTAATAAAGGGATAAACGGGGATTTAACACAGAACATACGTGATCGCTTCCGACGGGATGTAGTTTCCTTCAATCCAAGTCATGCTATTATCCTGGGAGGAACCAATGATGCCTATGCAAACTATCCATTACAAAGTGTCAGCCATAATTTCGAAGTGATGGTAAAAATATGCCGGGACGAGGGGATTACCCCCATCTTGGGCTTGCCCATTCCTCTCCTGGAGCCGGAAGAAGAAATGTATCTTTCGCAATATCGAAATTGGTTAATAGACTATGGGAAACTGAAAAACCTATTAACCATAGATTTCTATACTCCGTTTCTGGAGTCCATTGAAGCCGGTGAGGAGGCCAGATTTTTTGCGGATGAAGCACACCCCAGTCTTGAAGGGTATAAATTAATGGCTCAGACGGCCCTGCATGATTTAAGGATCTTCCTAAAAATACCCTTTGAACAGGATTAA